One genomic segment of Odocoileus virginianus isolate 20LAN1187 ecotype Illinois chromosome 17, Ovbor_1.2, whole genome shotgun sequence includes these proteins:
- the PYY gene encoding peptide YY: MMSGRRSWPAMATVLLALLVCLAELVDADSNPQPSGEKASENKQSPSLRHILKLANRLQHPDFKGLLSKWFYEDPEGHHVAAKGA; encoded by the exons ATGATGTCGGGGCGCAGATCGTGGCCCGCCATGGCCACAGTGCTGCTGGCCCTGCTTGTCTGCCTGGCGGAGCTGGTCGACGCCGACTCCAATCCCCAGCCTTCAGGCGAAAAAGCCTCCGAGAATAAGCAGAGTCCCTCGCTGCGCCACATTCTCAAGCTGGCCAATCG ACTCCAGCATCCTGATTTCAAAGGTCTCCTCTCCAAGTGGTTCTACGAAGATCCCGAGGGTCACCACGTAGCG GCCAAAGGAGCCTAA
- the LOC139038969 gene encoding peptide YY: MATSASRFRVDARTDSRAPLQMMSGRRSWPAMATVLLTLLVCLGELVDAYPAKPQAPGEHASPDELNRYYTSLRHYLNLVTRQRFGKRDFSEALLSLLLFPDGEDRPVKPRPEGAYLW, from the exons ATGGCAACCTCAGCTTCCCGCTTCCGAGTAGATGCTCGGACTGACTCTCGTGCCCCTCTCCAGATGATGTCGGGGCGCAGATCGTGGCCCGCCATGGCCACAGTGCTATTGACCCTGCTCGTTTGCCTGGGGGAGCTGGTCGACGCCTACCCCGCCAAACCCCAGGCTCCCGGAGAACACGCCTCGCCAGATGAGCTGAACCGCTACTACACCTCGCTGCGCCACTACCTCAACCTGGTCACTCGGCAACG GTTTGGGAAACGCGATTTCTCAGAAGCTCTTCTCTCCTTACTGCTCTTTCCAGATGGCGAGGACCGGCCGGTCAAGCCGCG GCCAGAAGGAGCCTACCTGTGGTGA